GTGGCGTGGAATCTCTACAAAGCTTCAAAAAATATTGAACTTTGTTATTTCTAAGAGACTCCACGCCCTCCTAAAGGGAGGGCTCTGAGTGACGGTATTAAATTATTCCACTTGTATAAACAAGCTCAGTATAAAACACTACCTAACAACAAATTACCTTGTCAGAGGCTTATACTTAATCCTGTGTGGTTGATCAGCTTCTGCTCCAAGACGCTTGCGCTTATCTGCTTCATAATCTTGATAATTTCCTTCAAACCAAACCACTTGGCTATCACCCTCAAAGGCAAGAATGTGCGTTGCAATTCTATCAAGGAACCAACGATCGTGGGAAATAACCACAGCACAGCCAGCAAATTCTTCCAAAGCATTTTCAAGAGCGCGCAATGTATCGATATCCAAGTCATTGGTTGGCTCATCGAGTAAGATCACATTCGCCCCCGATTTGAGCATTTTCGCCAAATGCACTCGGTTTCTTTCACCACCAGATAATTGGCCAACACGCTTTTGTTGATCACCGCCTTTAAAGTTAAAAGATGAAACATAAGCCCTTGATTGCATTGTTTTTTTACCAAGCTCGATCACGTCAAGCCCATCAGAAATTTCTTCCCAGACTGTTTTGCCATCATTCAGACTATCTCTGCTTTGATCAACATAACCAAGCTTAACTGTTTCCCCAACCTTAAAGGTACCATTATCTGGATTATCTTGACTTGTGATCAATCTAAAGAGCGTTGTTTTACCGGCCCCGTTCGGTCCAATCACACCAACAATACCACCAGGCGGTAATTTGAAACTTAAATCTGTGAAGAGAAGCTTTTCGCCATAGGCTTTGCTAATTTTTTGAGCATCAATAACAACACCGCCAAGACGTGGAGGCGCAGGGATAACAATTTGAGCAACTTCGCCTTTTTGATTTTGGCTCTCTTGCAATAATTGCTCATAAGCCGTGATCCTTGCTTTGCTTTTGCTTTGACGCGCTTTGGGAGATTGGCGAATCCATTCAAGCTCACGCTCCAATGTTTTCTGACGCGCATCTTCTGTACGGCCTTCTTGCTCAATCCTTTTTTGTTTTTGCTCAAGCCATGAAGAATAGTTACCCTCGTAAGGAATGCCTTGCCCACGATCCAGTTCAAGAATCCAACCTGTTACATTATCTAGGAAGTAACGATCGTGGGTCACAAGAACAACGGTTCCTTTATACTCTTTCAAGAAGCGCTCGAGCCATGCAACTGATTCAGCATCCAAATGGTTGGTTGGTTCATCAAGCAGCAGCAGATCAGGCTTTGAAAGAAGCAAACGACAGAGTGCAACACGGCGTTTTTCACCACCGGATAGGTTCGTCACAGCCTTATCACCTTCAGGACAACGCAAAGCATCCATTGCAATGTCAACAGTTCTATCAAGATCCCACGCATCAGCCGCTTCAATTTTTTCTTGAAGCACAGATTGCTTTTCGATCAAGGCCATCATTTCATCAGGATCTTCAACTTCGCCCAACTTCATGCTGATTTCTTGAAACTCATCAAGAATATGCTTAATTTCACCAAGCCCTTCCATGATGTTTTCTTGGACTGTCTTTGTTGAATCAAGCTCTGGCTCTTGTGCTAGATAACCAACCTTTGCGCCATCAGCGGCCCAGGCTTCAC
The genomic region above belongs to Alphaproteobacteria bacterium and contains:
- the ettA gene encoding energy-dependent translational throttle protein EttA, translated to MASYQYVYVMKGLSKVFPGGKKILDNVYLSFFPGAKIGVLGVNGAGKSTLLKILAGLDKDVTGEAWAADGAKVGYLAQEPELDSTKTVQENIMEGLGEIKHILDEFQEISMKLGEVEDPDEMMALIEKQSVLQEKIEAADAWDLDRTVDIAMDALRCPEGDKAVTNLSGGEKRRVALCRLLLSKPDLLLLDEPTNHLDAESVAWLERFLKEYKGTVVLVTHDRYFLDNVTGWILELDRGQGIPYEGNYSSWLEQKQKRIEQEGRTEDARQKTLERELEWIRQSPKARQSKSKARITAYEQLLQESQNQKGEVAQIVIPAPPRLGGVVIDAQKISKAYGEKLLFTDLSFKLPPGGIVGVIGPNGAGKTTLFRLITSQDNPDNGTFKVGETVKLGYVDQSRDSLNDGKTVWEEISDGLDVIELGKKTMQSRAYVSSFNFKGGDQQKRVGQLSGGERNRVHLAKMLKSGANVILLDEPTNDLDIDTLRALENALEEFAGCAVVISHDRWFLDRIATHILAFEGDSQVVWFEGNYQDYEADKRKRLGAEADQPHRIKYKPLTR